A genomic window from Variovorax paradoxus includes:
- a CDS encoding helix-turn-helix transcriptional regulator, whose protein sequence is MRPSPSTSVRTYGMHERADHLDFDIRFQGARNELTLPHRHAYFQIQIGIEGSSQQAIGGEVRPFGPRHLSFVLPYRVHVIPHPPEALYCIVNFDQRFLWPELEVDALDLDDVSLARYPDLAPFLFQEYVDFAFDDADFARIRGWLDELHALNAGRNFGAKIAMRGIVQQIIGLACMRQEQALMRLSLQHNGKTSQRDALQRVVRYVRDNLDKPLSLTDAAAAAFLSPNYLANLLRKETDRTFTDLVTERRIERAKELLSSTSLLVREIAHQCGFTDEAYFNRRFRQWVGSTPRNFRRDHVVNTRG, encoded by the coding sequence ATGCGCCCCTCTCCCTCCACGTCCGTTCGCACCTACGGCATGCACGAGCGTGCCGACCACCTCGACTTCGACATCCGCTTTCAGGGTGCGCGCAACGAACTCACGCTGCCGCACCGGCATGCGTACTTCCAGATCCAGATCGGCATCGAAGGCAGCTCTCAGCAGGCCATCGGCGGCGAGGTGCGTCCCTTCGGGCCGCGCCACCTGAGCTTCGTACTGCCGTACCGGGTGCACGTGATTCCGCATCCGCCCGAGGCGCTGTACTGCATCGTCAACTTCGACCAGCGCTTTTTGTGGCCCGAGCTCGAGGTCGATGCGCTCGATCTCGACGACGTGTCGCTCGCGCGCTACCCCGACCTCGCGCCCTTCCTGTTCCAGGAGTACGTCGACTTCGCCTTCGACGACGCCGACTTCGCGCGCATCCGCGGCTGGCTCGACGAGCTGCATGCATTGAACGCGGGCCGCAACTTCGGCGCCAAGATCGCGATGCGCGGCATCGTGCAGCAGATCATCGGGCTGGCCTGCATGCGGCAGGAGCAGGCGCTGATGCGCCTTTCACTCCAGCACAACGGCAAGACATCGCAGCGCGACGCGTTGCAGCGCGTGGTGCGCTACGTGCGCGACAACCTCGACAAGCCGCTGTCGCTGACCGATGCGGCCGCCGCTGCGTTCCTCTCGCCCAACTACCTCGCCAACCTGCTGCGCAAGGAAACCGACCGCACCTTCACCGACCTTGTGACCGAGCGGCGCATCGAGCGGGCGAAGGAACTGCTGTCGTCCACCTCGCTGCTGGTGCGGGAGATTGCGCACCAGTGCGGCTTTACCGACGAGGCGTATTTCAACCGGCGCTTTCGGCAGTGGGTGGGTAGCACGCCGCGCAACTTCCGGCGCGACCACGTGGTGAATACGCGAGGTTGA
- a CDS encoding fumarylacetoacetate hydrolase family protein, producing MISATDTLYAIAPAPVHSLPIQGERARFPVNRIFCVGRNYSEHAREMGHNPDREPPFFFMKPASAIVADGGEFAYPTLSNDVHHEIELVVALKTGGSNIAAADALSHVYGYAVGLDMTRRDLQGEAKKMGRPWDTGKAFDGSAPCGELVPVAKAGHPATGEIRLEVNGAQRQVGDLADMIWNVPDTIAYLSTLFTLQPGDLIFTGTPAGVAAVQRGDRMRGKVAGVGALEVVVV from the coding sequence ATGATTTCTGCCACCGACACCCTCTACGCCATTGCACCCGCGCCCGTTCACTCCCTGCCCATCCAGGGCGAACGCGCACGCTTCCCGGTCAACCGCATCTTCTGCGTGGGTCGCAACTATTCAGAACACGCCCGCGAAATGGGCCACAACCCCGACCGCGAGCCGCCGTTCTTCTTCATGAAGCCGGCCAGCGCCATCGTGGCCGACGGCGGCGAGTTCGCCTATCCGACGCTCTCGAACGACGTGCACCACGAGATCGAACTGGTGGTCGCGCTCAAGACCGGCGGATCGAACATCGCCGCTGCCGATGCGCTCAGTCACGTGTACGGCTATGCCGTCGGCCTCGACATGACCCGCCGCGACCTGCAGGGCGAGGCCAAGAAGATGGGCCGCCCCTGGGACACCGGCAAGGCCTTCGACGGCTCCGCGCCCTGCGGCGAGTTGGTGCCCGTGGCCAAGGCCGGCCACCCGGCTACCGGCGAGATCCGCCTCGAAGTGAATGGCGCGCAACGCCAGGTCGGCGACCTCGCCGACATGATCTGGAACGTGCCCGACACCATCGCCTACCTGTCGACCCTGTTCACGCTGCAGCCTGGCGACCTGATCTTCACGGGCACACCGGCCGGCGTGGCGGCCGTGCAGCGCGGCGACCGCATGCGCGGCAAGGTGGCGGGCGTCGGCGCGCTGGAAGTCGTGGTCGTCTGA